From a region of the Bdellovibrio sp. BCCA genome:
- a CDS encoding transglycosylase SLT domain-containing protein, producing the protein MSTVATMIVTISISMGFDPNVALSVAMTESTLNPNAIGTIGEVGLFQLRPEYFAKSCTGISKAYVEQDQQMPSIEEALKFSFSKRTVDPGIDSIIYYKYKKRKTLICGQELFDPETNIRTAIAYLKETQEKFQKHDGDLSYLAAYNLGHSAVKKIKDPSKFPYVVKVSKKYAKLSASKAMSLTAL; encoded by the coding sequence ATGAGCACAGTAGCAACAATGATCGTAACGATCTCTATCAGTATGGGTTTCGACCCAAATGTTGCTTTAAGTGTTGCCATGACTGAGTCAACATTAAACCCTAACGCCATTGGCACAATTGGCGAAGTGGGATTGTTCCAGTTGCGCCCTGAATACTTTGCTAAATCTTGTACGGGCATCTCTAAAGCCTATGTCGAGCAAGATCAACAAATGCCTTCTATTGAGGAAGCTTTAAAATTCTCTTTCTCGAAACGTACCGTCGATCCTGGTATCGATTCGATCATCTATTACAAGTACAAGAAACGCAAAACACTGATTTGTGGTCAAGAATTGTTTGATCCAGAAACTAACATCCGTACCGCAATTGCCTATTTAAAAGAGACTCAAGAGAAGTTTCAGAAGCATGATGGAGACCTCTCCTACCTGGCTGCTTATAACCTTGGCCACAGCGCAGTTAAGAAAATCAAAGACCCATCAAAGTTCCCATATGTTGTGAAAGTATCAAAAAAGTACGCCAAACTTTCAGCTTCCAAAGCAATGTCTTTGACTGCTCTGTAA
- a CDS encoding LPD1 domain-containing protein, protein MGAIKVKKSKKEQCGDHNGKVKCLRCGRGFDPSAEGATSEYGATCAKKMGIEVSVKSGPALTLVSSRPEMTSPVQMDFFNDVDPNKIKEMEKEAYRSEATSNLKDATGVEINPEEAVEIDIEKRDAGTGNDYYETDSNFTWARKSKFQNFGEETRGAARHKRNAHREWGDVVNNAHEAALDENVLYPEVIKNVQRGMAGVVDETNEMDSLILGLILNKFPKKLPEMKDVGDYHKQAKLLISDILALKLQSTNPLDYFNRAKDMFKSAHAKAERGLYRNLCRHLYNSLDYKQTSAKREFLQMIDFVNGEKSDWYYLKPEEAAERLNRVKGKLKDYSIRYLKGEGIKKLTGKTVSRESSGPKRATFKHSDFYKGMIPEVKKIRFKGYDDSYEFFTKKMKVKGFEFGNGISDSKRPDYIRTAAQSFEDLSKITGLTPEQLTGRGNLGVLIGVKGVAGSLATYWPSTTDININANSVGSIAHEMGHFFDHHLGKKLKKKFLSETKLNSESYSSEPEKAYADLGLSMQEYGKRIRSTKSFGLLSPKSQKTFVSPEETFARCFEAYVNKKAKANGISNNVLVANVESELYPTEEELTEISVKMESLLGVMKKTI, encoded by the coding sequence ATGGGTGCAATTAAAGTAAAAAAATCAAAAAAAGAACAATGCGGGGATCACAACGGAAAAGTTAAATGTTTGCGTTGTGGTAGAGGATTTGATCCTTCGGCAGAGGGTGCAACTTCCGAATATGGTGCTACATGCGCAAAAAAGATGGGAATTGAAGTTTCTGTTAAATCTGGTCCCGCGCTAACTTTAGTCTCTTCCAGGCCTGAGATGACTTCACCAGTTCAGATGGATTTTTTCAATGACGTTGATCCCAACAAAATTAAGGAAATGGAAAAGGAAGCTTATCGTTCAGAGGCAACGTCTAACTTAAAAGACGCAACTGGGGTTGAAATTAACCCTGAAGAAGCAGTAGAAATTGATATTGAAAAGAGAGATGCCGGAACAGGTAACGACTATTACGAAACGGACTCAAACTTTACTTGGGCCCGCAAATCTAAATTCCAAAACTTTGGTGAAGAGACTCGTGGTGCCGCTCGCCACAAACGTAATGCACATCGCGAATGGGGAGACGTTGTTAATAATGCTCACGAGGCAGCTTTAGATGAGAACGTCCTTTACCCTGAAGTGATCAAAAATGTTCAACGTGGAATGGCTGGTGTTGTTGATGAGACAAACGAGATGGATTCACTCATTCTTGGTTTGATATTAAATAAATTTCCGAAGAAGCTCCCTGAAATGAAGGACGTTGGTGACTATCACAAGCAGGCAAAACTTCTTATCTCTGACATTCTTGCGTTAAAACTACAGTCTACTAACCCATTGGATTATTTTAATCGGGCCAAGGACATGTTTAAGAGTGCACACGCTAAGGCAGAGCGTGGTTTGTACAGGAACCTTTGTCGTCATCTTTACAATAGCTTGGACTATAAACAGACGTCAGCAAAACGAGAATTTTTGCAAATGATCGATTTTGTTAATGGTGAAAAAAGCGATTGGTACTACTTGAAGCCAGAAGAAGCAGCGGAGCGTTTGAATCGAGTTAAAGGAAAATTGAAAGACTATTCTATTCGTTATTTGAAAGGTGAAGGTATTAAAAAACTCACTGGTAAAACGGTGTCTCGTGAAAGCTCAGGACCAAAAAGAGCAACATTCAAACATTCTGACTTTTATAAGGGCATGATTCCTGAAGTGAAGAAAATTCGTTTCAAAGGATATGATGACTCATACGAGTTCTTTACTAAAAAGATGAAAGTAAAGGGATTTGAATTCGGAAACGGGATTTCGGATTCAAAAAGACCTGACTATATCCGAACAGCTGCCCAATCTTTTGAGGATCTATCTAAAATTACAGGTCTTACCCCAGAGCAACTCACGGGGAGAGGAAATCTAGGCGTTCTTATTGGAGTCAAGGGTGTCGCTGGTTCCCTCGCGACGTATTGGCCAAGCACAACTGACATCAATATTAATGCGAACTCGGTGGGGTCAATTGCGCATGAAATGGGACATTTTTTTGATCATCATCTTGGCAAGAAGCTTAAAAAGAAATTTTTGAGCGAAACAAAACTAAATTCAGAATCTTACTCTTCTGAGCCTGAAAAAGCATATGCAGATCTGGGCTTGTCTATGCAGGAATATGGAAAGCGAATCAGATCAACAAAAAGCTTCGGATTGTTGTCTCCAAAATCGCAAAAGACCTTTGTTTCTCCTGAAGAAACATTCGCACGTTGTTTTGAGGCATACGTGAACAAAAAGGCTAAGGCTAACGGAATCAGCAACAATGTACTTGTTGCGAATGTAGAAAGCGAACTCTATCCAACTGAGGAGGAGTTAACAGAGATTTCAGTTAAAATGGAAAGTCTTCTCGGTGTGATGAAAAAAACGATCTAA
- a CDS encoding PH domain-containing protein has protein sequence MIKVRECTRLSILFTFMMVGVWFYQKDIDRYVIKEKNVPKSVKKYFKKKKSFKPHEVILILIGSYTGYFIVRRLTNTYELDPSNLIVNHGIIERTRDPVEMVKVTDISVKTNPILSILGMSSVHVSCPKDESHKKGVFMRFLKNSDAMLVEKHLRDHGVSTITEIIKQRQTQSLEKKAAKKNAGDQKLLENAKYNESGESEDIMDGDEG, from the coding sequence ATGATCAAAGTTAGAGAGTGTACTAGATTAAGCATTCTTTTTACCTTCATGATGGTAGGCGTTTGGTTTTATCAAAAAGATATCGACCGCTATGTGATCAAAGAGAAGAATGTTCCAAAGTCAGTTAAGAAGTATTTCAAAAAGAAGAAATCATTCAAACCTCACGAAGTAATTTTGATATTGATCGGCAGTTATACTGGATACTTCATTGTTCGTCGGCTTACTAACACGTATGAACTTGATCCATCAAATTTAATCGTGAATCATGGAATTATTGAGCGGACACGAGATCCAGTGGAAATGGTGAAAGTGACGGATATTTCCGTTAAAACGAATCCGATTTTGAGCATACTGGGAATGTCATCAGTCCATGTGTCATGCCCAAAAGATGAATCACACAAAAAAGGTGTTTTCATGCGCTTTCTTAAAAATAGTGATGCAATGTTGGTTGAAAAACACTTACGTGACCACGGTGTAAGTACCATCACGGAAATCATCAAGCAACGTCAGACTCAGTCTCTTGAAAAGAAGGCCGCCAAAAAGAATGCTGGCGACCAGAAGCTACTGGAGAATGCCAAATACAACGAAAGCGGGGAAAGTGAAGATATTATGGATGGAGACGAAGGCTGA